In Prionailurus viverrinus isolate Anna chromosome F2, UM_Priviv_1.0, whole genome shotgun sequence, the sequence TATAGTAGCAGTTATGGCTATCCACCTAGTTCTCTTGGGAGAGCTATTACGGATGGACAggctggatttggcaatgatacTTTGAGTAAGGTGCCTGGCATTAGCAGTATTGAGCAAGGCATGACTGGACTGAAAATTGGTGGTGACCTGACAGCTGCAGTGACAAAAACTGTAGGTACAGCCTTGAGCAGCAGTGGTATGACTAGCATTGCAACCAATAGTGTGCCCCCAGTTAGCAGTGCAGCGCCTAAACCGACCTCATGGGCTGCCATTGCCAGAAAGCCTGCCAAACCTCAACCGAAACTTAAACCCAAGGGCAATGTGGGAATTGGGGGTTCTGCTGTGCCACCACCTCCTATAAAACACAACATGAATATTGGAACTTGGGATGAAAAGGGGTCAGTGGTAAAGGCTCCACCAACCCAACCAGTTCTGCCTCCTCAAACTATAATCCAGCAGCCTCAGCCATTAATTCAACCACCAACATTGGTGCAAAGCCAACTGCCTCAACAGCAGCCTCAGCCACCACAACCACAGCAGCAACAAGGACCTCAGCCACAGGCCCAGCCTCACCAAGTGCAGCCCCAACAGCAACAGCTGCAGAATCGCTGGGTAGCTCCTCGGAATAGGGGAGCTGGATTCAACCAGAACAATGGAGTGGGCGGTGAAAACTTTGGTTTAGGTGTTGTTCCTGTCAGTGCTTCACCTTCTAGTGTAGAAGTGCATCCAGTGCTGGAAAAGCTAAAGGCCATAAACAATTATAATCCCAAAGACTTTGACTGGAACCTGAAGAATGGACGTGTGTTTATAATTAAAAGCTATTCTGAGGATGACATACACCGATCCATTAAGTACTCTATCTGGTGTAGTACTGAGCATGGTAATAAGCGTTTGGATGCAGCTTACCGTTCCCTGAATGGGAAAGGCCCACTCTATTTACTCTTCAGTGTGAATGGCAGTGGACATTTTTGTGGAGTGGCTGAAATGAAGTCTGTTGTGGACTATAATGCATATGCTGGTGTCTGGTCTCAGGATAAGTGGAAGGGCAAATTTGAAGTTAAATGGATCTTTGTCAAAGATGTTCCCAATAACCAGTTACGGCATATTCGCTTag encodes:
- the YTHDF3 gene encoding YTH domain-containing family protein 3 isoform X1, whose product is MFYLDLTLLHRAEETGEESFSVQNGSIHQKDAVNDDDFEPYLSSQTNQSNSYPPMSDPYMPSYYAPSIGFPYSLGEAAWSTAGDQPMPYLTTYGQMSNGEHHYIPDGVFSQPGALGNTPPFLGQHGFNFFPGNADFSTWGTSGSQGQSTQSSAYSSSYGYPPSSLGRAITDGQAGFGNDTLSKVPGISSIEQGMTGLKIGGDLTAAVTKTVGTALSSSGMTSIATNSVPPVSSAAPKPTSWAAIARKPAKPQPKLKPKGNVGIGGSAVPPPPIKHNMNIGTWDEKGSVVKAPPTQPVLPPQTIIQQPQPLIQPPTLVQSQLPQQQPQPPQPQQQQGPQPQAQPHQVQPQQQQLQNRWVAPRNRGAGFNQNNGVGGENFGLGVVPVSASPSSVEVHPVLEKLKAINNYNPKDFDWNLKNGRVFIIKSYSEDDIHRSIKYSIWCSTEHGNKRLDAAYRSLNGKGPLYLLFSVNGSGHFCGVAEMKSVVDYNAYAGVWSQDKWKGKFEVKWIFVKDVPNNQLRHIRLENNDNKPVTNSRDTQEVPLEKAKQVLKIIATFKHTTSIFDDFAHYEKRQEEEEAMRRRNSPGCLASKALSGGAC
- the YTHDF3 gene encoding YTH domain-containing family protein 3 isoform X2, whose translation is MSATSVDQRPKGQGNKVSVQNGSIHQKDAVNDDDFEPYLSSQTNQSNSYPPMSDPYMPSYYAPSIGFPYSLGEAAWSTAGDQPMPYLTTYGQMSNGEHHYIPDGVFSQPGALGNTPPFLGQHGFNFFPGNADFSTWGTSGSQGQSTQSSAYSSSYGYPPSSLGRAITDGQAGFGNDTLSKVPGISSIEQGMTGLKIGGDLTAAVTKTVGTALSSSGMTSIATNSVPPVSSAAPKPTSWAAIARKPAKPQPKLKPKGNVGIGGSAVPPPPIKHNMNIGTWDEKGSVVKAPPTQPVLPPQTIIQQPQPLIQPPTLVQSQLPQQQPQPPQPQQQQGPQPQAQPHQVQPQQQQLQNRWVAPRNRGAGFNQNNGVGGENFGLGVVPVSASPSSVEVHPVLEKLKAINNYNPKDFDWNLKNGRVFIIKSYSEDDIHRSIKYSIWCSTEHGNKRLDAAYRSLNGKGPLYLLFSVNGSGHFCGVAEMKSVVDYNAYAGVWSQDKWKGKFEVKWIFVKDVPNNQLRHIRLENNDNKPVTNSRDTQEVPLEKAKQVLKIIATFKHTTSIFDDFAHYEKRQEEEEAMRRRNSPGCLASKALSGGAC
- the YTHDF3 gene encoding YTH domain-containing family protein 3 isoform X3, whose product is MFYLDLTLLHRAEETGEESFSVQNGSIHQKDAVNDDDFEPYLSSQTNQSNSYPPMSDPYMPSYYAPSIGFPYSLGEAAWSTAGDQPMPYLTTYGQMSNGEHHYIPDGVFSQPGALGNTPPFLGQHGFNFFPGNADFSTWGTSGSQGQSTQSSAYSSSYGYPPSSLGRAITDGQAGFGNDTLSKVPGISSIEQGMTGLKIGGDLTAAVTKTVGTALSSSGMTSIATNSVPPVSSAAPKPTSWAAIARKPAKPQPKLKPKGNVGIGGSAVPPPPIKHNMNIGTWDEKGSVVKAPPTQPVLPPQTIIQQPQPLIQPPTLVQSQLPQQQPQPPQPQQQQGPQPQAQPHQVQPQQQQLQNRWVAPRNRGAGFNQNNGVGGENFGLGVVPVSASPSSVEVHPVLEKLKAINNYNPKDFDWNLKNGRVFIIKSYSEDDIHRSIKYSIWCSTEHGNKRLDAAYRSLNGKGPLYLLFSVNGSGHFCGVAEMKSVVDYNAYAGVWSQDKWKGKFEVKWIFVKDVPNNQLRHIRLENNDNKPVTNSRDTQEVPLEKAKQVLKIIATFKHTTSIFDDFAHYEKRQEEEEAMRRERNRNKQ
- the YTHDF3 gene encoding YTH domain-containing family protein 3 isoform X4, which translates into the protein MSDPYMPSYYAPSIGFPYSLGEAAWSTAGDQPMPYLTTYGQMSNGEHHYIPDGVFSQPGALGNTPPFLGQHGFNFFPGNADFSTWGTSGSQGQSTQSSAYSSSYGYPPSSLGRAITDGQAGFGNDTLSKVPGISSIEQGMTGLKIGGDLTAAVTKTVGTALSSSGMTSIATNSVPPVSSAAPKPTSWAAIARKPAKPQPKLKPKGNVGIGGSAVPPPPIKHNMNIGTWDEKGSVVKAPPTQPVLPPQTIIQQPQPLIQPPTLVQSQLPQQQPQPPQPQQQQGPQPQAQPHQVQPQQQQLQNRWVAPRNRGAGFNQNNGVGGENFGLGVVPVSASPSSVEVHPVLEKLKAINNYNPKDFDWNLKNGRVFIIKSYSEDDIHRSIKYSIWCSTEHGNKRLDAAYRSLNGKGPLYLLFSVNGSGHFCGVAEMKSVVDYNAYAGVWSQDKWKGKFEVKWIFVKDVPNNQLRHIRLENNDNKPVTNSRDTQEVPLEKAKQVLKIIATFKHTTSIFDDFAHYEKRQEEEEAMRRRNSPGCLASKALSGGAC